A section of the Oncorhynchus gorbuscha isolate QuinsamMale2020 ecotype Even-year linkage group LG04, OgorEven_v1.0, whole genome shotgun sequence genome encodes:
- the LOC124033084 gene encoding iroquois-class homeodomain protein IRX-6-like isoform X2, whose amino-acid sequence MLTKEAAMSFSQFGYPYNATSQFFVSANPSTTCCDSISRSVSDGTSGTQTPATFCCPSYENRLLASTRTELNAALGMYSSPYAAAAAASQNYASYFPYSAEPSAAIYSSLNPQYEMKDGTGTLHSGITQPATYYPYDHSLGQYQYDRYGTMDFNGSARRKNATRETTSTLKTWLYEHRKNPYPTKGEKIMLAIITKMTLTQVSTWFANARRRLKKENKMTWSPKNKAGDDRKDDQDKSDQDCVTKDSSECKDEKDLHLSDLEDMEDEDCDKLDIDCEKMAPRGPEEHQDLHRAMSGGGVGSGGLPKRDCSSELSLSLPHSFHHSFPCGIKSLPSLPSLPTMPSDFLDPLVTSKPPSTTTTIPTGTHTVSLSHFEVSDRDKPRIWSLARTAATGVILGSAPHGAPELRTGSMLGDCHLQGTRLPVTGTRQCGPLRGLQDSTNISNAENPFQEGPLLQSKVYSAGSYNHKALQLHCSSYPALSDSCQYSTIEGFSSGKAETEPSELSDTCVTLQDDKVTAFRPVMKR is encoded by the exons ATGTTAACAAAAGAAGCAGCTATGTCTTTCTCTCAGTTTGGATATCCTTATAATGCAACTTCACAG TTTTTCGTGTCGGCAAACCCCAGTACGACTTGCTGCGATTCGATTTCCAGGTCGGTCTCTGACGGGACGAGCGGTACCCAGACTCCTGCAACCTTCTGCTGCCCTTCCTACGAGAACCGGCTCCTGGCCAGCACACGGACGGAGCTCAACGCGGCACTAGGGATGTATAGCTCGCCCTACGCTGCCGCGGCCGCCGCCAGCCAGAACTATGCCAGCTACTTCCCCTACAGTGCCGAGCCCTCCGCTGCTATCTACTCATCTCTG AATCCACAGTATGAAATGAAGGATGGCACAGGCACTCTGCATTCTGGCATAACTCAACCTGCCACCTACTATCCTTATGACCACTCACTGGGCCAGTACCAATATGACAG ATATGGGACTATGGACTTTAATGGGTCAGCCAGGAGGAAGAATGCCACACGTGAGACCACCAGTACCCTGAAGACATGGCTGTACGAGCACAGGAAAAACCCCTACCCCACCAAGGGCGAGAAGATTATGCTGGCCATCATCACCAAAATGACCCTCACTCAAGTTTCCACCTGGTTCGCCAACGCCAGGAGGAGGCTAAAGAAGGAGAACAAGATGACCTGGTCACCAAAGAATAAGGCTGGGGACGACAGGAAGGACGACCAGGATAAAAGTGACCAAGACTGTGTCACCAAAG ATTCCAGTGAGTGTAAAGATGAGAAAGACCTTCATCTGAGTGACCTGGAGGACATGGAGGATGAGGACTGTGACAAGCTGGACATTGACTGTGAGAAGATGGCACCCAGGGGCCCTGAGGAACACCAGGACCTCCACAGGGCCATGTCCGGTGGTGGTGTTGGCTCTGGAGGCCTTCCAAAGAGAGACTGCAGCTCAGAgctctccctctccttgccccacAGCTTCCACCACTCATTCCCATGTGGTATCAAGAGCCTACCCTCCCTGCCCTCTCTACCCACCATGCCCTCGGACTTCCTTGATCCACTGGTGACGTCCAagcccccctccaccaccaccaccatccccacggGCACTCACACTGTGTCCCTGTCACACTTTGAGGTGTCGGACCGGGACAAACCGAGGATCTGGTCTCTGGCACGTACAGCGGCCACGGGGGTCATCCTGGGCTCTGCTCCCCACGGGGCCCCAGAGCTCCGGACAGGGAGCATGCTGGGAGACTGCCATCTACAGGGGACCAGGCTACCAGTGACTGGTACCAGACAGTGTGGGCCCCTCAGGGGCCTCCAGGATTCTACTAACATATCCAATGCTGAGAACCCTTTCCAGGAGGGCCCCTTGTTGCAATCTAAGGTCTATAGTGCAGGCAGCTACAACCACAAGGCCCTCCAACTGCACTGTTCCTCCTATCCTGCGCTTTCAGACTCATGCCAGTACTCCACTATCGAAG GATTCTCCAGTGGGAAGGCAGAGACAGAGCCCTCGGAACTCAGTGACACATGTGTGACCCTGCAGGATGACAAGGTCACTGCCTTCAGACCTGTTATGAAGAGGTGA
- the LOC124033084 gene encoding iroquois-class homeodomain protein IRX-6-like isoform X1 — protein sequence MLTKEAAMSFSQFGYPYNATSQFFVSANPSTTCCDSISRSVSDGTSGTQTPATFCCPSYENRLLASTRTELNAALGMYSSPYAAAAAASQNYASYFPYSAEPSAAIYSSLNPQYEMKDGTGTLHSGITQPATYYPYDHSLGQYQYDRYGTMDFNGSARRKNATRETTSTLKTWLYEHRKNPYPTKGEKIMLAIITKMTLTQVSTWFANARRRLKKENKMTWSPKNKAGDDRKDDQDKSDQDCVTKDSSECKDEKDLHLSDLEDMEDEDCDKLDIDCEKMAPRGPEEHQDLHRAMSGGGVGSGGLPKRDCSSELSLSLPHSFHHSFPCGIKSLPSLPSLPTMPSDFLDPLVTSKPPSTTTTIPTGTHTVSLSHFEVSDRDKPRIWSLARTAATGVILGSAPHGAPELRTGSMLGDCHLQGTRLPVTGTRQCGPLRGLQDSTNISNAENPFQEGPLLQSKVYSAGSYNHKALQLHCSSYPALSDSCQYSTIEGFSSGKAETEPSELSDTCVTLQDDKVTAFRPVMKRLMDTQSLHSGTFI from the exons ATGTTAACAAAAGAAGCAGCTATGTCTTTCTCTCAGTTTGGATATCCTTATAATGCAACTTCACAG TTTTTCGTGTCGGCAAACCCCAGTACGACTTGCTGCGATTCGATTTCCAGGTCGGTCTCTGACGGGACGAGCGGTACCCAGACTCCTGCAACCTTCTGCTGCCCTTCCTACGAGAACCGGCTCCTGGCCAGCACACGGACGGAGCTCAACGCGGCACTAGGGATGTATAGCTCGCCCTACGCTGCCGCGGCCGCCGCCAGCCAGAACTATGCCAGCTACTTCCCCTACAGTGCCGAGCCCTCCGCTGCTATCTACTCATCTCTG AATCCACAGTATGAAATGAAGGATGGCACAGGCACTCTGCATTCTGGCATAACTCAACCTGCCACCTACTATCCTTATGACCACTCACTGGGCCAGTACCAATATGACAG ATATGGGACTATGGACTTTAATGGGTCAGCCAGGAGGAAGAATGCCACACGTGAGACCACCAGTACCCTGAAGACATGGCTGTACGAGCACAGGAAAAACCCCTACCCCACCAAGGGCGAGAAGATTATGCTGGCCATCATCACCAAAATGACCCTCACTCAAGTTTCCACCTGGTTCGCCAACGCCAGGAGGAGGCTAAAGAAGGAGAACAAGATGACCTGGTCACCAAAGAATAAGGCTGGGGACGACAGGAAGGACGACCAGGATAAAAGTGACCAAGACTGTGTCACCAAAG ATTCCAGTGAGTGTAAAGATGAGAAAGACCTTCATCTGAGTGACCTGGAGGACATGGAGGATGAGGACTGTGACAAGCTGGACATTGACTGTGAGAAGATGGCACCCAGGGGCCCTGAGGAACACCAGGACCTCCACAGGGCCATGTCCGGTGGTGGTGTTGGCTCTGGAGGCCTTCCAAAGAGAGACTGCAGCTCAGAgctctccctctccttgccccacAGCTTCCACCACTCATTCCCATGTGGTATCAAGAGCCTACCCTCCCTGCCCTCTCTACCCACCATGCCCTCGGACTTCCTTGATCCACTGGTGACGTCCAagcccccctccaccaccaccaccatccccacggGCACTCACACTGTGTCCCTGTCACACTTTGAGGTGTCGGACCGGGACAAACCGAGGATCTGGTCTCTGGCACGTACAGCGGCCACGGGGGTCATCCTGGGCTCTGCTCCCCACGGGGCCCCAGAGCTCCGGACAGGGAGCATGCTGGGAGACTGCCATCTACAGGGGACCAGGCTACCAGTGACTGGTACCAGACAGTGTGGGCCCCTCAGGGGCCTCCAGGATTCTACTAACATATCCAATGCTGAGAACCCTTTCCAGGAGGGCCCCTTGTTGCAATCTAAGGTCTATAGTGCAGGCAGCTACAACCACAAGGCCCTCCAACTGCACTGTTCCTCCTATCCTGCGCTTTCAGACTCATGCCAGTACTCCACTATCGAAG GATTCTCCAGTGGGAAGGCAGAGACAGAGCCCTCGGAACTCAGTGACACATGTGTGACCCTGCAGGATGACAAGGTCACTGCCTTCAGACCTGTTATGAAGAG GTTGATGGACACGCAGTCGTTACACAGTGGGACTTTTATTTAG
- the LOC124033084 gene encoding iroquois-class homeodomain protein IRX-6-like isoform X3 has protein sequence MQLHRSVSDGTSGTQTPATFCCPSYENRLLASTRTELNAALGMYSSPYAAAAAASQNYASYFPYSAEPSAAIYSSLNPQYEMKDGTGTLHSGITQPATYYPYDHSLGQYQYDRYGTMDFNGSARRKNATRETTSTLKTWLYEHRKNPYPTKGEKIMLAIITKMTLTQVSTWFANARRRLKKENKMTWSPKNKAGDDRKDDQDKSDQDCVTKDSSECKDEKDLHLSDLEDMEDEDCDKLDIDCEKMAPRGPEEHQDLHRAMSGGGVGSGGLPKRDCSSELSLSLPHSFHHSFPCGIKSLPSLPSLPTMPSDFLDPLVTSKPPSTTTTIPTGTHTVSLSHFEVSDRDKPRIWSLARTAATGVILGSAPHGAPELRTGSMLGDCHLQGTRLPVTGTRQCGPLRGLQDSTNISNAENPFQEGPLLQSKVYSAGSYNHKALQLHCSSYPALSDSCQYSTIEGFSSGKAETEPSELSDTCVTLQDDKVTAFRPVMKRLMDTQSLHSGTFI, from the exons ATGCAACTTCACAG GTCGGTCTCTGACGGGACGAGCGGTACCCAGACTCCTGCAACCTTCTGCTGCCCTTCCTACGAGAACCGGCTCCTGGCCAGCACACGGACGGAGCTCAACGCGGCACTAGGGATGTATAGCTCGCCCTACGCTGCCGCGGCCGCCGCCAGCCAGAACTATGCCAGCTACTTCCCCTACAGTGCCGAGCCCTCCGCTGCTATCTACTCATCTCTG AATCCACAGTATGAAATGAAGGATGGCACAGGCACTCTGCATTCTGGCATAACTCAACCTGCCACCTACTATCCTTATGACCACTCACTGGGCCAGTACCAATATGACAG ATATGGGACTATGGACTTTAATGGGTCAGCCAGGAGGAAGAATGCCACACGTGAGACCACCAGTACCCTGAAGACATGGCTGTACGAGCACAGGAAAAACCCCTACCCCACCAAGGGCGAGAAGATTATGCTGGCCATCATCACCAAAATGACCCTCACTCAAGTTTCCACCTGGTTCGCCAACGCCAGGAGGAGGCTAAAGAAGGAGAACAAGATGACCTGGTCACCAAAGAATAAGGCTGGGGACGACAGGAAGGACGACCAGGATAAAAGTGACCAAGACTGTGTCACCAAAG ATTCCAGTGAGTGTAAAGATGAGAAAGACCTTCATCTGAGTGACCTGGAGGACATGGAGGATGAGGACTGTGACAAGCTGGACATTGACTGTGAGAAGATGGCACCCAGGGGCCCTGAGGAACACCAGGACCTCCACAGGGCCATGTCCGGTGGTGGTGTTGGCTCTGGAGGCCTTCCAAAGAGAGACTGCAGCTCAGAgctctccctctccttgccccacAGCTTCCACCACTCATTCCCATGTGGTATCAAGAGCCTACCCTCCCTGCCCTCTCTACCCACCATGCCCTCGGACTTCCTTGATCCACTGGTGACGTCCAagcccccctccaccaccaccaccatccccacggGCACTCACACTGTGTCCCTGTCACACTTTGAGGTGTCGGACCGGGACAAACCGAGGATCTGGTCTCTGGCACGTACAGCGGCCACGGGGGTCATCCTGGGCTCTGCTCCCCACGGGGCCCCAGAGCTCCGGACAGGGAGCATGCTGGGAGACTGCCATCTACAGGGGACCAGGCTACCAGTGACTGGTACCAGACAGTGTGGGCCCCTCAGGGGCCTCCAGGATTCTACTAACATATCCAATGCTGAGAACCCTTTCCAGGAGGGCCCCTTGTTGCAATCTAAGGTCTATAGTGCAGGCAGCTACAACCACAAGGCCCTCCAACTGCACTGTTCCTCCTATCCTGCGCTTTCAGACTCATGCCAGTACTCCACTATCGAAG GATTCTCCAGTGGGAAGGCAGAGACAGAGCCCTCGGAACTCAGTGACACATGTGTGACCCTGCAGGATGACAAGGTCACTGCCTTCAGACCTGTTATGAAGAG GTTGATGGACACGCAGTCGTTACACAGTGGGACTTTTATTTAG